DNA sequence from the Janibacter sp. CX7 genome:
CCGAGCAGCAGGGTCAGCAGACCGACGGGCAGGCCCCGGCATGAGCGAGCAGGTCGTCCGGCTCGAGGTCGCCGACGGCATCGGCACGATCGTCCTCGACCGCCCGAAGATGAACGCCCTCGACGCGCAGATGCAGCGCGAGCTCGTCGCCGTGGCCGACGAGGCCGCCGAGCGCGACGACATCAAGGCGGTCATCGTCTGGGGTGGCGAGCGGGTCTTCGCCGCTGGCGCCGACGTCAAGGAGATGGCAGAGATGTCCTACACGGACATGGCCGCCCACGTGCGTCTGCTCCAGCGCTTCTCCCGCGCGCTCGCCTCGATCCCCAAGCCGACGGTCGCCGCGATCACCGGCTTCGCGCTCGGCGGCGGTCTCGAGACGGCGCTGTGCTGCGACTTCCGGGTCGTCGCCGACAACGCGAAGGTCGGCCTGCCCGAGATCACGCTCGGCATCATCCCCGGCGCCGGTGGCACCCAGCGCCTGCCGCGCCTCGTCGGCCCGGCGAAGGCCAAGGAGCTGATCTTCAGCGGCCGGATGGTCGACGCCGCCGAGGCCCTGGAGATCGGTCTCGCCGACCGGGTCGTGCCCGCCGCCGAGGTCCTCGACGCCGCGAAGGCGCTCGTCGCCCCCTTCGTCACCGGGCCGACGCAGGCCCTGCGTGCCGCCAAGGAGGCCGTCGACCGCGGGCTCGAGACGAGCCTCGACACCGGTCTGCAGATCGAGGCGCAGCTCTTCTCCGCGCTCTTCGCCACGCAGGACCAGAAGTCCGGCATGCGCAGCTTCGTCGACAACGGCCCCGGCAAGGCCACCTTCGAGGGCATCTGATGACCGTTGCCGGCGCCGCGAGCGCAGAGCAGGTCGAGGCCGCCTGGGAGGACAACAAGCTGGCCCAGGTGCTCTACCACGACTGGGAGGCGCAGACCTACGACGAGAAGTGGTCGATCAGCTTCGACGACCGCTGTACCTCCGTCGTGCGCGACCGCTTCCTCCACGTGCTCGAGTCGACCCGCCAGCCGGGGGAGTCGCTGCCCTACGGGCGCACGCTCGAGCTCGGCGCCGGCACCGGCTTCTTCTCGCTCAACCTCAAGCTCGCCGGCCTCGTCGACGAGGTGCACGTCTCCGACCTGTCACCCGGCATGGTCGAGGCGGCCAAGGCCAATGCGCGGCGGCTCGGCTTCGAGATCGAGGGACAGGTCGCGGACGCGGAGGCCCTGCCCTACGAGGACGACAGCTTCGACCTCGTCGTCGGGCACGCGGTGATCCACCACATCCCCGACGTCGAGGGCGCCCTGCGCGAGGTGGTGCGCGTGCTCAAGCCGGGCGGGCGCTTCGTCATCGCGGGTGAGCCGACGACCATCGGGCACTGGTACGCCCGGCACATCTCCCGGGCGACGTGGGAGACGGCGACGCGGGTGGCCAAGCTGCCTCCCTTGCGCCGCAAGTGGGCTCGCGCCCAGGCCGAGCTCGACGAGTCCTCCCGCGCAGCGGCCCTCGAGGCGGTCGTCGACCTGCACACCTTCGACCCGAAGCAGCTGGCGGCCATGGCCCGTCACGCGGGTGCGAAGCACGTGGGCACGGCGACGGAGGAGCTGACCTCCGCGCTCGCCGGGTGGCCGATCCGCACCTTCGAGTACGCCGTCGCCGACGACGCGCTCGGCTTCGGCTGGGCGAAGTTCGCCTACGGCACGTGGAAGAACCTCATGAAGGTCGACGCGGTCCTCGGCCGCGTCGTGCCGCAGCGCTTCTTCTACAACGTCGGCGTCACCGGCACCAAGCCCCTGCGGTGACGCGAGCGGTGACAGCGCGCTCCTCGCACCTCACGTGGTGGCACTGGGCCCGGTGGGTCGTCGCCAACCGGGCCTGGAGCCACCACCACGTCCTCGGCTACCTGCGGATGGTCCGGGCGAAGGCCCGCACCCCCGGCCTCGTCTTCGAGGGTCCGTGCTTCATCGGGCCGGACGTGCAGTTCCAGGTCGCGCCCGGCACCGCCCGCCTCGTCATCGGTGCCTACACGCACATCGGTGGCGGGTCGGCGCTGCGCGCCCACGAGGGCACGCTGCGCATCGGGGCCAAGACGGTCATCGGCATTCGCAACACCTTCAACACCTGGCTCGACATCGAGATCGGTGAGGCCTGCCTCTTCGCCGACGACGTCTACGTGTGCGACTTCGACCACCGCACCGAGGACCTCGAGACGCCGATCAAGGACCAGGGGATCATCAAGTCGCCGGTGCGCATCGGCGACGACGTGTGGGTCGCGACGAAGTGCGTCATCACCCGCGGCACGGACATCGGCGACCACTCGGTCGTCGGTGCCGGCGCCGTGGTCCGCGGGACGCATCCCCCCTTCGTCGTCCTCGGCGGTGTGCCGGCACGCGTCGTCAAGCAGCGCCAGCCCGTCCCGGTCCCGGACGACCTCGACCTGCCCGCGGGGTGGTGACGTGACCCGCGAAGCCCTCGACGTCCTCGTGGCGCACATCCCGGCCACCCACACCGAGCAGGTGCTGGCAGCGCTCTTCGACGCCGGCGCGGGTGCGGTGGGGGAGTACCGCGAGTGCGCCTTCGTCCAGCGTGGCGAAGGGAGGTTCCGTCCCGTGGGCGGGGCGAACCCGACGATCGGCGAGGTCGGCCGGCCCGAGCGGGTCGTCGAGGACCGGGTCGAGGTGACCTTCCCGCGATCGCGAAGGGCGTTGGTGGTCAAGGCGCTTCGCGCGGCGCACCCCTACGAGGAGCCCTCCTTCCACGTGCTCACCAACGTCGGGGACGAGACGCCCTCCGTCCCTCCCGCTCCCTGAGGAAGGTCGCGCAGCGACCGCCTCGAAGGGCGGTGTGGTGAAGGGCACCCTCACCCGCGTTGGAGGTCTGGTGCCGCGCTGGATAGCGTGAGCGGACTGGGAGCCTCCCCACAGTTCGGGCCCAACCGGCGCGGCTGCTGAGAGGATCGCCCGGTACCCAGCCCCCTCACCCAGGAAGAGGACGATTCGCCGATGAACATCGTCGTCTGCGTGAAGTACGTTCCGGACGCACAGTCCGACCGCGGATTCAACGAGGACAACACGACCGACCGCGAAGGCGTGGACGGTCTGCTGTCCGAGCTCGACGAGTACGCCGTCGAGCAGGCCCTGCAGATCGTCGAGGCCGGTGAGGGCGAGGTCACCGTGCTGACCATCGGTCCCGCCGACGCTGCCGAGGCGGTCAAGAAGTCGCTCCAGATGGGTGCGGACAAGGGCGTGCACGTCTCCGACGACGCGATCGCCGGCTCCGACGCGCTCGCCACCTCGCTCATCCTCGCCGAGGCGATCAAGAAGATCGGCACCCCCGACATCGTCCTCACCGGCATGGCCTCGACCGACGGCACCATGGGTGTCGTCCCCGCGATGCTCGCCGAGCGTCTCGGTCTGCCGCAGGTCACCTACGCCTCCGAGCTGACCGTCGACGGCGGCGTCGCGAAGATGCGCCGGGACGGCGACACCGCGAGCGAGACCGTCGAGGCCTCCCTCCCGGCCCTCATCTCGGTCACCGACCAGATCAACGAGCCGCGCTACCCCTCCTTCAAGGGGATCATGGCCGCGAAGAAGAAGCCGGTCGAGGAGTGGACCCTCGCCGACCTCGGTGTCGACGCCGGCCAGGTCGGTCTGGCCAACGCCGCGACCGCCGTCGAGGCGACGACCAAGCGTCCCCCGCGCGAGCAGGGCACGATCGTCACCGACGAGGGTGACGGCGGCACGAAGCTCGCCGAGTTCCTGACCACCAACAAGTTCGTCTGAGCGACGACCCGGACACCAAGGAGCAACAGACATGGCTGAAGTCCTCGTCCTCGTCGACCACGCAAACGGTGAGGTGAAGAAGCCCGCCGCGGAGATGCTGACCATCGCCCGCCGCCTGGGTGAGCCCTCCGCCGTCTTCATCGGCCCCGGCGCCGAGACCGCCAAGGACCTGCTCGCCCGCTACGGCGCCGAGAAGATCTACGCCGTCTCCGACCCGGCCGCCCTCGAGCACCTCGTCGCCCCCCAGGCCGAGATCCTCGCGCAGCTGGTCCAGTCGACGTCCCCCGCCGCGGTGCTCATCCCGAGCAACTCCGCCGGCAAGGAGATCGGTGCCCGCCTCGCGGTCAAGACCGACTCCGGTCTGATCACCGACGCCGTCGACGTGCAGGAGGGGCCGGTCACGACCCAGTCCGTCTTCGCCGGCAGCTACACGGTCCAGGCCAAGGTCACCAAGGGCACCCCGATCATCTGCGTCAAGCCCAACTCCGCTGCGCCGGAGCAGGCCAACGGCGCCGGTGCCTTCGAGGAGCTCTCCGTGAGCCTCTCCGACGGCGCGAAGGCCGCCAAGGTCACCGCGTCCGAGCCGAAGAAGGCCTCCGGTCGTCCCGAGCTCACCGAGGCGGCGATCGTCGTCTCCGGTGGTCGTGGCACCGGCGGTGACTTCTCGCCGGTCGAGACCTTCGCCGACGCGCTCGGTGCCGCCGTCGGTGCCTCGCGCGCCGCGGTCGACGCCGGCTGGTACCCCCACTCGTCGCAGGTCGGTCAGACCGGCAAGCAGGTCTCGCCGCAGCTCTACGTCGCGGCGGGCATCTCCGGTGCCATCCAGCACCGGGCCGGCATGCAGACCTCCAAGACGATCGTCGCGATCAACAAGGACGAGGAGGCCCCGATCTTCGAGCTCGTCGACTTCGGTGTCGTCGGTGACCTCTTCACCGTCCTGCCCCAGGCCACGGAGGCCGTCAAGGGCAAGTGACCTCCGGTCACGCCTGACGAAGGGCGCCGCTCCCCATCAGGGGGCGGCGCCTTTCGCCGTCCCGGGCAGTGACCTGTGACACCGCCCTTTACCAAAACGTGACTTCTGGCGGGAGGTGTGGTTATGGTGTTGGCGGCCGTGAGGCCCGTCCCCTGTTTTCCACCCCGAGGTCTCGCGTGAGTTCCCCCCGCTACGTCGGCCGCCACGGCAGCCGTCGTCCCAGCCCCCTGTCCCGCCTGAGCAGCCTGCCGTCGTCGGTCGGCTCGCACGGCGCCCGCACCGCGGCCAAGTCGGTCGCCGGCATCGGGATCGTCCTGGGCTCCGGCGCCTTCGTCGTCGCCCCGAGCCAGGCCGAGGGCACCTCGACCCCGAGCATCGACTCCGTCGCCACGGCGCGCACGAGCGCGAGCGACCTCTTCGCCGACCGCAAGGGCGAGGCCGCCTCGCGGTCGACGGCCCGCGCCGCGATCACCGCCCCCGCCAGCTCCCAGTCCGAGGACTCCCAGGGTGACGTCGGCGAGCTCGACGTCGACGCGGTGTCGAAGCCGGACTACGTGCCGCCGAAGCCCGAGCCCAAGCCGGAGCCGAAGCCCGAGCCCGTCGAGGAGACCGAGACCCCGGCCGAGGACGAGGCGACGCAGGAGGCCCCCGAGCCGACCGAGCAGGAGAGCGACGCGACGGCCGACGAGGCCCCGCAGGAGTCGACCGAGTCCACCGAGAGCACCTCCACCGGCGCGCCCCAGACGGGCAACTTCGCCGAGGAGGCTGCCGGTCTCGGCCTGGGCCCCAACGCGCAGCAGGTCTACTCCGCCGTGCGCACCCAGTTCCCCGACATGACCAACATCGGTGGCTACCGCGCCGGCGACCCGGGCGACCACGGCACCGGCAATGCCGTCGACATCATGGTGACCGGCGCCCGCGGCGACCAGATCGCGGCCTGGCTGCAGTCCAACGCCGGCTCGCTCAACATCAAGTACATCATCTGGCAGCAGCGCATCTGGATGCCCGGCGGCAGCTGGAAGATGATGGAGGACCGCGGCGACCCGACGCAGAACCACTACGACCACGTGCACGTCTCGGTCAACTGAGACCCCGCACCCGACAGCCCCGGCACGCCCCGCGTGCCGGGGCTGTCGGCGTCCGGCCCGCCGTTGCTCCGTACGACGGGCCGCGGCTCCCCGCTGGGCGGAGCCGGGACGCCCACATCGCGCTACGCCGTTGCTCCGTGCCGTGAGCCGGGGTTCAGAGCACGGAGCAACGGCGTAGGCGGTCATCCGCGCCCCGAGTCCGCGCCCGCTCGCACCTGCCGGTGATCGTCGCGTGGGTATAACATCGTCACATGACGATGAATGACGTGACGCTCGTCTTCCACGCGCTGTCCGAGCCGACGCGGCTCGCGCTCCTCGAGCACCTGCGCAGCGGCGAGCACCGGGTGCGCGACCTCGTCGACCACATGGGTTTGGCGCAGTCCACCGTGAGCGTCCACCTGGCCTGCCTGCGCGACGCCGGTCTCGTGCAGGTCCGTGC
Encoded proteins:
- a CDS encoding enoyl-CoA hydratase/isomerase family protein, which encodes MSEQVVRLEVADGIGTIVLDRPKMNALDAQMQRELVAVADEAAERDDIKAVIVWGGERVFAAGADVKEMAEMSYTDMAAHVRLLQRFSRALASIPKPTVAAITGFALGGGLETALCCDFRVVADNAKVGLPEITLGIIPGAGGTQRLPRLVGPAKAKELIFSGRMVDAAEALEIGLADRVVPAAEVLDAAKALVAPFVTGPTQALRAAKEAVDRGLETSLDTGLQIEAQLFSALFATQDQKSGMRSFVDNGPGKATFEGI
- a CDS encoding class I SAM-dependent methyltransferase yields the protein MTVAGAASAEQVEAAWEDNKLAQVLYHDWEAQTYDEKWSISFDDRCTSVVRDRFLHVLESTRQPGESLPYGRTLELGAGTGFFSLNLKLAGLVDEVHVSDLSPGMVEAAKANARRLGFEIEGQVADAEALPYEDDSFDLVVGHAVIHHIPDVEGALREVVRVLKPGGRFVIAGEPTTIGHWYARHISRATWETATRVAKLPPLRRKWARAQAELDESSRAAALEAVVDLHTFDPKQLAAMARHAGAKHVGTATEELTSALAGWPIRTFEYAVADDALGFGWAKFAYGTWKNLMKVDAVLGRVVPQRFFYNVGVTGTKPLR
- a CDS encoding acyltransferase, translated to MTARSSHLTWWHWARWVVANRAWSHHHVLGYLRMVRAKARTPGLVFEGPCFIGPDVQFQVAPGTARLVIGAYTHIGGGSALRAHEGTLRIGAKTVIGIRNTFNTWLDIEIGEACLFADDVYVCDFDHRTEDLETPIKDQGIIKSPVRIGDDVWVATKCVITRGTDIGDHSVVGAGAVVRGTHPPFVVLGGVPARVVKQRQPVPVPDDLDLPAGW
- a CDS encoding electron transfer flavoprotein subunit beta/FixA family protein, translating into MNIVVCVKYVPDAQSDRGFNEDNTTDREGVDGLLSELDEYAVEQALQIVEAGEGEVTVLTIGPADAAEAVKKSLQMGADKGVHVSDDAIAGSDALATSLILAEAIKKIGTPDIVLTGMASTDGTMGVVPAMLAERLGLPQVTYASELTVDGGVAKMRRDGDTASETVEASLPALISVTDQINEPRYPSFKGIMAAKKKPVEEWTLADLGVDAGQVGLANAATAVEATTKRPPREQGTIVTDEGDGGTKLAEFLTTNKFV
- a CDS encoding electron transfer flavoprotein subunit alpha/FixB family protein, which codes for MAEVLVLVDHANGEVKKPAAEMLTIARRLGEPSAVFIGPGAETAKDLLARYGAEKIYAVSDPAALEHLVAPQAEILAQLVQSTSPAAVLIPSNSAGKEIGARLAVKTDSGLITDAVDVQEGPVTTQSVFAGSYTVQAKVTKGTPIICVKPNSAAPEQANGAGAFEELSVSLSDGAKAAKVTASEPKKASGRPELTEAAIVVSGGRGTGGDFSPVETFADALGAAVGASRAAVDAGWYPHSSQVGQTGKQVSPQLYVAAGISGAIQHRAGMQTSKTIVAINKDEEAPIFELVDFGVVGDLFTVLPQATEAVKGK
- a CDS encoding ArsR/SmtB family transcription factor, which codes for MTMNDVTLVFHALSEPTRLALLEHLRSGEHRVRDLVDHMGLAQSTVSVHLACLRDAGLVQVRAEGRASWFSLRHPERLQDLLRCAEVLAGEAA